The nucleotide window GGCACCACCGTCAGACAGACCAGCAGCAGCCAGTCAGCTAGTGGGCCGTCTTCCAGCCGACCCAAGTGGCCCAAGAAGCGGCACGCCGACCTGCCCATGGACAGTCTGATGGAGCGATTCCTGGAGCAGAGTGCCGAGGCCGAGCAGAGCTTCTACCAGTTGGAGGAGCAGCGTCTGCAGGTCGAGGACCGCCGGCGAGAGGCCGAACATGCCCGCGAGCTCCACATGCTCCAGGTGTTGGGACAGATGTTCTCCAGCATCGCCACCAGAAACCCTGTCGCCACAGCAACTGCAACCACAGCAATGCCGCCTGCTCGGAATACCATGGAGTCTACCATGCAACCCGGTGTGCCGATGTCCGCCTCCAGCCATGTGACGCGTGGTCGGTCGTGTCACCTCCGAGTCCGCTCGCCCCAATCCCAGGCTGAGTGGCCCAGCTACCACACTCAGCCACAGTCCAACCCAGGTTCTCAGACTTTAGGTATTCACTTCTCTCACTCAGTTGGCCTGTGTTTGAGCAATGGCCAGCCCTGGTGAGACTGCCTGTCGAAAAGCAGGTCAAACAGATCTGAATAATGGGGAAACAGACGCACAAAGATGTCTAAGCCTAaaagcacacacaacacacaagcaGCTAGCGCAGGGAAGCTACACATTTTAAGGAGAACTCTGAAtacttctctcttttctttctcagTCATCGAGCGCTCCTTCTCCCTTGGGACAGCCGCACGCACAGGCATGGATGATATCCTTCCACTGGTGAAAAATATAGTCCCTCCATTGACATCTAAAAAGCACAAAGGCCAAGACGGGCGGATTGGGATTATTGGGGGATGTCAAGAGTAAGTCACCCAAGTGACCCAACCCAACTCCACCATCAACTTTGATTTCTAAATGAAGGTTTTCTGCCTTATACCAATATTGTGTGAGGTAACCAAAGTCGTTTacaatttttttctcctttgtgtCCTTTCATTCCATTCACCCTTCCTTCTGACAATTGTTCTTGTCATGGTAAGGTATACAGGAGCTCCGTACTTTGCTGCTATTTCTGCATTGAAAGTGGTAAGCACACAGTAGCTTTCTTGGTTCTGTGTAATTTGTTCTCTGCTGGAGACATTGATATGATGACAAAACCTCTGTCGCTTCTTAGGGGGCCGACCTGTCACACGTGTTCTGCACTAAAGACGCAGCGATAGTGATCAaatcctacagtccggagctcatAGTTCATCCTGTGCTGTAAGTTACGTCTTAGAAGCCAATGtatacaccttcctaatattgagtggcaccccttttgcccttagaacagcctcaattcttctgggcatggactctacaaggtgccgaaagcgttccacaggaatagATAgaggggaaactgttgagtgtgaaacacccagcaacattgcagttcttgacaccctcaaaccggtgtgcttggcacctactaccacttcaatattttgtcttgccctatcatctgaatggcacacacacacaatccatgtctcaattgtgtcaaggcttaaaaatacttatttagcCTGTCTCCCtccttaatctacactgattgaagtcgatttaacaagtgacatcaataagggatcatagactgaccaggtgaatcccggTGAAAGCTGTGTCATTGAAATGGCAGATGTTCCTaacgttttgtacactctgttTGTAAACAGTGTGTATATGATGTTGATGATAACTGTGTACATAGGGACAGCCCCAATGCAGTGGAGGAGATAGAGAAATGGCTCCCCAGACTCCATAGCCTGGTGGTGGGACCGGGGCTAGGCAGAGACGACAAGCTGCTGAAAAACGCCAAGGCACGTGGGACACtgaatatacatacatacacagtcaATTTTAGATTAGACAGTCCACATGATATTACCAATGTTCTTATGAGTCTTTTTCTTTAGGAAGTAATTGAGAAGTCCAAAGCAAGAGATATCCCTATAGTTATTGATGCAGTAAGTACTGTACACACAACCAATTTTTGCTTTGGTAgtagattaaaaaatatatatattacaaggATGTTCAGTGATTGTGTGTGTTCCACCAATAGGATGGGCTGTGGCTGGTTGCTCAGCAGCCATCAGTCATCCAAGGGTACCAGAAGGGCATCCTGACTCCCAACTACATGGAGTTCACCCGGTTGTATGAGGCTATGGTGAGTCAGCCAGTGCTAgcgcattgtgtgtgtgtgtgtgtgtgtgtgtgtgtgtgtgtgtgttcgttcatTATTAACCCTCTGTGttttcagcaccatgagcctcTGGATAGCAGTGACCATCAGAGGAGTGCCATGGAGCTCAGTGTTGCCATGGGAAACCTGACCGTGGTGCTCAAGGGGGAGGAAGACCTAATCACAGACGGTAACAAGGGTTAgtattataaacacacacagctacactCAGACTAAGTGCTACACTCACAAATATTCCTGTAAAAAATCTGACTGTGTTTCTGTGGTGTCCAGTGATCTTGTGCAGACAGGAGGGCAGCGGGCGGCGGTGTGGGGGGCAAGGAGACCTCCTATCTGGCTCTCTGGGAGTGCTGGCACACTGGGCATACACCTCCTCAGCAGACATGACCAAAAGGTACCATATTCATCTCATCATTGTGTGATTAAACACTGACACGACCAAAATGAATATAGCTTTATGATAACATATCGTCGCTGTCTGATGAAAACCTCGTCATTCAATTTTCATGTATTGAAAGCAGTAACTTTCATCAATGTGCTCCGAACATTTGACTCTAGGACCAAGAACATTTATTCAAAATAGTTTCTGTAGTTTTGAAATTGTATGTTTGTTAATTGTAAACCaaagcaattattattatttttttaatgttttgtaggATATGTAACCTAGTTGGTCTAATTTTATAGTGTATTCGTCATTGATCTAACTGTTACGTATTCTCCAATCTCTTCTTCTGCCTAAGTGTGAACCCATCAGTGGTGGCAGCTTTCGGGGCCTGTTCTCTGACCAGACAGTGTAACAGACAGGCCTTTCACAAACATGGCCgagccaccaccaccacagacatgatcCAGGAGATCAGCTCTGCCTTCAAAAAACTATTTGAGAGCTGAGAACAGTCTATAGGGGCAGAGTCCAAGATACACTCACATACATATGTACTGTACACTCACAtacatatgtactgtacatgcactatatatacaaaagtaagtggacaccccttcaaatgagtggattcggttatttcagcaacaccattgctgacaggtgtataaaatcgagcacacagccaggcAATCTCCATAAaccaacattggcagtagaatggccttactgaagaacttggtaccgtcataggatgccaccctcccaacaagtcagttcatcataTTTCAGTTtgacgaacaggtgtccacatacttttggtcatgtagtgtactgcACATGTATACATAAAGTATTACAttcatacacacaaacaacactTTCTTCCATGGGAATCCTGAATATCCATTCTCTTCTTTAACATTGGGCCAAAGAGCCCAACTATCAATGTAGCTAGTCTTTACCTCAGACAGAAAAGCTAAAGCCCGGAATTGAATCCGATCGCGCCTGTCGACAATGTGCCATTTAAAGGTAGTTTCCGATTGAGTCAACATTTGCATCGTTTTACCATGAATGCAATATTCACGAACgcggtaacattgcctttaaaagctgcATTGTTGACAACCCTCGATCGGATTGAGTTAATAAGAAATGATTCACACAAAAAAGAATGACTCCTAACATATGAAACCACTTCTAGCATAGCCGCAGGAAGATGTTTGGGGGTGCTGCGTTTTTTGTGCCCGCGCTACAGAAGGCTATATGGTTCACTAATgcggactagtaaaggcccagtgcagtactTTAGTGAAAAAAcgaaataaatttaaaaaatgcattAATTAACCACTACTTCCCACTGTTATGACTCGTGGTTTATTGGTGCTCAATAAGCTTTCGACCTTGATTTTTTTACATTGATAAATACATTTTGGCTATGTTGTCTCTCTTACACTGAACCCATTGAAACAAAAAATGACAATGCAATATTTCCTTTACATTGGAGTCTGTTATTTTCTTAGTGTCTCCTTTGCTATTCAAAAGAATGTGAAAGCCAGCACTTCATAATTAATGGGGCACATGAGGGTGAGCTGAGATTACACACCTTAATATCAGACTACCCAATGTATAACAGGACACGTTCTGTAACACACAGCAATACCTGGTGAAAGTTAGAGAATAAAATGATTTAGAATCTGTGatttgtttccagacagttaaTCATATTCCATAATGACATCCCGTCTTTACTGTCATGAATAATATAATCTTAGTGACATATGGTGTTGTCTCCTGTTTCTGTCAACCACCCTATATTAAAATGTTGGAGTTCacttatttgttctgtcttttctgtcttTACTCTTCATCGGTCGCTTTTTCAGTCTTCCATCTCCTTAACAGTGTTGCAGAGAGTTGGTTTCTAACTTATCAATGATAACTGTCTTGCTCAAACAGTACGAACATGTGCAACTGTAACTAGCTAAATTGTAACATCAAGCATGGACCATTTTCACTAGATCTGCATCACTACTAATTAAATGTATTAAAACGAAAATTACCAATGGCAGATTTATATCTGATACGATGCGCATGCGCAGTTCTCCACGTTAGACCAGACGCAATCAATACATAGTTGAGTTACAAGATTCTCCAGTTGGATTGAATACATTGTATGAAGTTCATTAAACGGCAAATATAAAGTTGCTGGTGAGTAAGAATTGCTCGCTAGTTGCGTAGCTTCATTTTCGTGTTCAGACAATAATTAGTTTGAAGGCTAACGTTAGTTCGCTTCTAGACTGTTAGCTTACCTAGCTTTCCCATAAACGAGCTAACAGTAGTAACGTTAGCGTGTCAAAAGTAAGCTCAGAGAGTTTGCtagataaatattttttaaataaaagttcaACGCATATCTTTAGGATTGTGAGTTTCGTATGTTCTGTGTAACAAATATCATCTCTTATTTTGTTGTGGACAGCTTTGTGTGGACTTCGACAGAAGAACATGCTAAATCCGGCGAACGGTGACCCGGTCCACGTCGTTACAAATTATGTGGAAGAATATTTGGACTTGGTCGAATCACTACCATTCGACCTACAGAGGAGCGTGTCTCTAATGAAAGAAATTGACGCAAAATACCAAGGCAATTTGTTTACATTTCATCCACCGACTATCTATATACATACCTCTAATCATAatgttgctagctaacgttagctagcgaaaCTGTTAGCCCAGCTAACTGACGTTAGCTACAGTAACTTAGTAGGTAGCAAGCACCTGGCTACTGCTGGCATTCAGCTATACCAGCTTGGCAGCCTGTGCATCAGTAATGTAGTTGGAATAGTAGATACCCTTTATTCACATGTTGTCACTTAATTATGAACTAGATTTGTTCCAAAGTATGTACATgtatttagctagctacagtaaaaCTATTGTTTACCTAATTATTGTTTTCCACTTTACTAATGTGCCATGTTTGttacattatttaactaggcttgCATAATTTGTTTTTCTCAGATGTCCTGCAGGAGCTGGATGATGCTTATGAGCGCTATCGTAGGGAGTCCGACCCTCTCCAGCGGCGCAGAATGCAGCTGTCCATCCAGAGAGCTCTCATCAGCAGCCAGGAGCTAGGAGATGAGAAGATCCAGATTGCTGGGCAGATGGTGGGTAAACGTGGCTGGCTGCCTGTATACTTTGCTGAATGACTGTCCAGcttgaaaataataatatatagatTAGGTAGCCCCGCATTGGTCACTCTCTTTGACCAACCTATGTCACCCCACTGATCACAACCCACACGGTATATATAATAAACCCTGTACTGTCCTACTGTTCCAGGTGGAGTTGGTGGAGAACCGTAGCCGGCAGGTGGACTGGCATTCTGAGCTCCTCCACGCCTCCCAGGAGATCCCAGAGATCCATGTACCCACATCAACTGCTATGACGACTACTGCAGCCTCCACGATGTCAACGTTGGCAGTGACAACCACACCGGGCAAAGCGGGTCACCACGACAAGAGGCGTGACGAGGCAACGCCAGGCTCAGTCGGTGGAGGGGAAAAGTCTGGTGGGAAACGTTCGCGGAGGCAGAAGAATGGAGAGAACCGGGAGAGCTATGGAGGCATGGATCATGGTGATGAGGCGGGCATGGGGGCAGCCAGGGAAAAGAGGGCCAAAATGTCATCgtccaagaagaagaagaggtcAAAGGGCAAGTCAGAGAGGGAGGTGTCACCCCCAGACCTGCCTATCGACCCAGATGAGCCCACCTACTGCCTGTGTGAACAGGTGTCTTACGGTGAGATGATTGGCTGTGATAACGACGAGTGTCCCATCGAGTGGTTCCACTTCTCCTGTGTGGGGCTACATCACAAGCCCAAGGGGAAGTGGTTCTGCCCCAAATGCAGGGGTGAGAATGAGAAGACCATGGACAAGGCCCTGGAGAGGGTGAAGAAGGAGAGGGCCTACAACAGGTAGCTGCTCTACCTGGCCCAGTGAACGTTGTTTGTGGTCATGttagttttgttttttgttattgtatttttctACTCCCAATTAGTATCAATGCTGTTTGAAAATGAAGaattggggcctcccgagtggcgcttcagtctaaggcactgcatcgcagtgatagaggcatcactacagacccgggttttatcccaggctgtgtcgcagccggccacgaccgggagacccatgaggcggcacacaattgtcccagtgtctccgggttaggggaggctttggccggccgggatgtccttgtcccatcacgctctagcgacacTTTGTGGTGGGCAGGGCGTATGCATGCTGAATCATGACGctagttgtacggtgtttcctctgacacaatggtgcagctggcttccgggttaagcgagcagtgtgtcaacaagcagtgcggcttggcagggttgtgtttcggaggacgcatggatctcgaccttcgcctctcccgagtccgtgcgggaattgcagcgatgggacaagactgtaactatcaattggatatcacaaaattggggagaaaacgggttaaaaagtacaaaaaaaaataataaatgaaCAAAGAGGGACTTGTCATTTTAGTAAAGGCTGTACTGTAAGATGGACATCCTAGTTCAGGACCACTGGTTTAGAGCAGATATGTAATACAGATTATTGTATCATAGCCACACCAATGATTGTTGACGCTAGTGTATCATGCATGCAACCATACTAGCCATATTGCTCCGAACGAACAAATAAACATGTTTAACCAAGATTGCGTGCTGAAAGTCATTCTAGACATGTACTATATTACAAGGTGGCTTACAGATATGAATCCTATGTTGAAATGTCTTTGCATCACCTGTATTTACCATGGGATGTGACTGCTGTTTGTTATAAGTGCCATTAGTAATAGGGCTGCCCTAGCAGCAAAAGTTATTGTTGATAGATGGTTAAATTGATAATATTCATGTTTGACTGAGTGCATGATGCCAAAGCCCCTTGGCATGAGGCCTGTAGTAGTGAGGACAGTCACTTGTGACGCCAGTAAAAATATTATTTAAATGCATCTTAGGCTGGAGCCCATTGTCTGGTCCAATGGTAGTATTCTTGAAGACCTTGGCATGTATATTATGAAATCCTTTGGTCCCTAGTCTGCTT belongs to Salmo trutta chromosome 20, fSalTru1.1, whole genome shotgun sequence and includes:
- the naxd gene encoding ATP-dependent (S)-NAD(P)H-hydrate dehydratase isoform X2 codes for the protein MLAISTRGFLWSDVETRTLLNIWGEQDIQTALDGNFRNSHVYRDVARRLGEMGFERTPEQCRVRIKSLKRQFLLAKEGNLRNNGQYHKICKFYDAMERILSSRPQIDPQELLDSGAVGDETMDGTEEEEDTDPPQHPYLESTGECSYPETQVKLEYPPIPIPVTVGNGTTVRQTSSSQSASGPSSSRPKWPKKRHADLPMDSLMERFLEQSAEAEQSFYQLEEQRLQVEDRRREAEHARELHMLQVLGQMFSSIATRNPVATATATTAMPPARNTMESTMQPGVPMSASSHVTRGRSCHLRVRSPQSQAEWPSYHTQPQSNPGSQTLVIERSFSLGTAARTGMDDILPLVKNIVPPLTSKKHKGQDGRIGIIGGCQEYTGAPYFAAISALKVGADLSHVFCTKDAAIVIKSYSPELIVHPVLDSPNAVEEIEKWLPRLHSLVVGPGLGRDDKLLKNAKEVIEKSKARDIPIVIDADGLWLVAQQPSVIQGYQKGILTPNYMEFTRLYEAMHHEPLDSSDHQRSAMELSVAMGNLTVVLKGEEDLITDVILCRQEGSGRRCGGQGDLLSGSLGVLAHWAYTSSADMTKSVNPSVVAAFGACSLTRQCNRQAFHKHGRATTTTDMIQEISSAFKKLFES
- the naxd gene encoding ATP-dependent (S)-NAD(P)H-hydrate dehydratase isoform X4 gives rise to the protein MIPVARLSILFSAVTHSSCLVIERSFSLGTAARTGMDDILPLVKNIVPPLTSKKHKGQDGRIGIIGGCQEYTGAPYFAAISALKVGADLSHVFCTKDAAIVIKSYSPELIVHPVLDSPNAVEEIEKWLPRLHSLVVGPGLGRDDKLLKNAKEVIEKSKARDIPIVIDADGLWLVAQQPSVIQGYQKGILTPNYMEFTRLYEAMHHEPLDSSDHQRSAMELSVAMGNLTVVLKGEEDLITDGNKVILCRQEGSGRRCGGQGDLLSGSLGVLAHWAYTSSADMTKSVNPSVVAAFGACSLTRQCNRQAFHKHGRATTTTDMIQEISSAFKKLFES
- the naxd gene encoding ATP-dependent (S)-NAD(P)H-hydrate dehydratase isoform X3, yielding MQHGSWMVVFCLSTVALTIVVTLLYLNEEVIERSFSLGTAARTGMDDILPLVKNIVPPLTSKKHKGQDGRIGIIGGCQEYTGAPYFAAISALKVGADLSHVFCTKDAAIVIKSYSPELIVHPVLDSPNAVEEIEKWLPRLHSLVVGPGLGRDDKLLKNAKEVIEKSKARDIPIVIDADGLWLVAQQPSVIQGYQKGILTPNYMEFTRLYEAMHHEPLDSSDHQRSAMELSVAMGNLTVVLKGEEDLITDGNKVILCRQEGSGRRCGGQGDLLSGSLGVLAHWAYTSSADMTKSVNPSVVAAFGACSLTRQCNRQAFHKHGRATTTTDMIQEISSAFKKLFES
- the ing1 gene encoding inhibitor of growth protein 1; the protein is MLNPANGDPVHVVTNYVEEYLDLVESLPFDLQRSVSLMKEIDAKYQDVLQELDDAYERYRRESDPLQRRRMQLSIQRALISSQELGDEKIQIAGQMVELVENRSRQVDWHSELLHASQEIPEIHVPTSTAMTTTAASTMSTLAVTTTPGKAGHHDKRRDEATPGSVGGGEKSGGKRSRRQKNGENRESYGGMDHGDEAGMGAAREKRAKMSSSKKKKRSKGKSEREVSPPDLPIDPDEPTYCLCEQVSYGEMIGCDNDECPIEWFHFSCVGLHHKPKGKWFCPKCRGENEKTMDKALERVKKERAYNR
- the naxd gene encoding ATP-dependent (S)-NAD(P)H-hydrate dehydratase isoform X6, with translation MFIERSFSLGTAARTGMDDILPLVKNIVPPLTSKKHKGQDGRIGIIGGCQEYTGAPYFAAISALKVGADLSHVFCTKDAAIVIKSYSPELIVHPVLDSPNAVEEIEKWLPRLHSLVVGPGLGRDDKLLKNAKEVIEKSKARDIPIVIDADGLWLVAQQPSVIQGYQKGILTPNYMEFTRLYEAMHHEPLDSSDHQRSAMELSVAMGNLTVVLKGEEDLITDGNKVILCRQEGSGRRCGGQGDLLSGSLGVLAHWAYTSSADMTKSVNPSVVAAFGACSLTRQCNRQAFHKHGRATTTTDMIQEISSAFKKLFES
- the naxd gene encoding ATP-dependent (S)-NAD(P)H-hydrate dehydratase isoform X5, which translates into the protein MKVHCLKLNIRLLNVRLPCLVIERSFSLGTAARTGMDDILPLVKNIVPPLTSKKHKGQDGRIGIIGGCQEYTGAPYFAAISALKVGADLSHVFCTKDAAIVIKSYSPELIVHPVLDSPNAVEEIEKWLPRLHSLVVGPGLGRDDKLLKNAKEVIEKSKARDIPIVIDADGLWLVAQQPSVIQGYQKGILTPNYMEFTRLYEAMHHEPLDSSDHQRSAMELSVAMGNLTVVLKGEEDLITDGNKVILCRQEGSGRRCGGQGDLLSGSLGVLAHWAYTSSADMTKSVNPSVVAAFGACSLTRQCNRQAFHKHGRATTTTDMIQEISSAFKKLFES
- the naxd gene encoding ATP-dependent (S)-NAD(P)H-hydrate dehydratase isoform X1 yields the protein MLAISTRGFLWSDVETRTLLNIWGEQDIQTALDGNFRNSHVYRDVARRLGEMGFERTPEQCRVRIKSLKRQFLLAKEGNLRNNGQYHKICKFYDAMERILSSRPQIDPQELLDSGAVGDETMDGTEEEEDTDPPQHPYLESTGECSYPETQVKLEYPPIPIPVTVGNGTTVRQTSSSQSASGPSSSRPKWPKKRHADLPMDSLMERFLEQSAEAEQSFYQLEEQRLQVEDRRREAEHARELHMLQVLGQMFSSIATRNPVATATATTAMPPARNTMESTMQPGVPMSASSHVTRGRSCHLRVRSPQSQAEWPSYHTQPQSNPGSQTLVIERSFSLGTAARTGMDDILPLVKNIVPPLTSKKHKGQDGRIGIIGGCQEYTGAPYFAAISALKVGADLSHVFCTKDAAIVIKSYSPELIVHPVLDSPNAVEEIEKWLPRLHSLVVGPGLGRDDKLLKNAKEVIEKSKARDIPIVIDADGLWLVAQQPSVIQGYQKGILTPNYMEFTRLYEAMHHEPLDSSDHQRSAMELSVAMGNLTVVLKGEEDLITDGNKVILCRQEGSGRRCGGQGDLLSGSLGVLAHWAYTSSADMTKSVNPSVVAAFGACSLTRQCNRQAFHKHGRATTTTDMIQEISSAFKKLFES
- the naxd gene encoding ATP-dependent (S)-NAD(P)H-hydrate dehydratase isoform X7, with protein sequence MDDILPLVKNIVPPLTSKKHKGQDGRIGIIGGCQEYTGAPYFAAISALKVGADLSHVFCTKDAAIVIKSYSPELIVHPVLDSPNAVEEIEKWLPRLHSLVVGPGLGRDDKLLKNAKEVIEKSKARDIPIVIDADGLWLVAQQPSVIQGYQKGILTPNYMEFTRLYEAMHHEPLDSSDHQRSAMELSVAMGNLTVVLKGEEDLITDGNKVILCRQEGSGRRCGGQGDLLSGSLGVLAHWAYTSSADMTKSVNPSVVAAFGACSLTRQCNRQAFHKHGRATTTTDMIQEISSAFKKLFES